A DNA window from Phragmites australis chromosome 11, lpPhrAust1.1, whole genome shotgun sequence contains the following coding sequences:
- the LOC133884537 gene encoding serine/threonine-protein kinase TOR-like isoform X2, with product MKPLPHFTEIGKKPKDLIAKDHGFNIAAYMSSGADVIAAALRKHVEEEARDLSGEAFLRFMEQLYEQISSLLQSNNVAENLLALRAINALIDMPFGEGASKVSKFASFLRNVFEVKRDPEILVPASTVLGHLAKAGGAMTADEVERQIKTALGWLSGDRVEYRRFAAVLILKEMAENASTVFNVHVPEFVDAIWVALRDPKQAVRERAVEALRACLHVIEKRETRWRVQWYYRMCEAAQVGLSRNASVHSIHGSLLAVGELLRNTGEFMMSRYREVADIVLNYLRHRDPLVSRSITSLLPRIAHFLRDRFVTNYLKICMDHILFVLRTPDERSSGFVALGEMVGALGVELVPYLPAITSHLHDAIAPRRGRPSLEAISCVGSFAKAMGLAMEPHIRSGLLNAMFSAGLSDKLVEALESISTSIPSLLPTIQERLLDCISQALPKSSMRSGATVGRASRSNSLQQFVDSSSPVLVQLALRTLANFNFKGHELLEFARESVILYLEDEDSSTRKAASVCCCRLVVHSLSASSSSQFSSNRSNRMGGAKRRRLVEEIVEKLLNAAVADADVGVRSSVFKALYWNPTFDDFLAQADILTSIFVALNDEEYDVRELAISVAGRLSEKNPAYVLPALRRYLIQLLTYLDQSMDSKCKEDSARLLGCLIRSCARLILPYIAPIHKALVTRLCEGTGPIANNVLAAGVLATVGELAKVGGFAMRQYLPELMPVVVDALLDGGAVSKREVAVATLGQIIQSTGYVISPYNEYPPLLGLLLKLLNGELEWSTRLEVLKVLGIMGALDPHAHKRNQHNLPGQHREVLRPTIETAQHIVSMEELPTDFWPSFSASEDYYSTVAISSLMRILQDPSLSSYHQMVVGSLIFIFKSMGLGCVPYLPKVLPELFRAVRMCEDGGLKEFITWKLGTLISIVRQHIRKYLQDILSLISELWTSSFSLPAPNRTIQNPQGSPVLHLIGQLCLALNDEFRMYLLHILPNCIQVLGDAERCNDYYYVPDILHTLEVFGGNLDEHMHLVAPVLVRLFKVELVDIRRCAIVTLTKLIPKVGTHVSALVHHLKPVLDGNNDDLRKDATEALCCLAHALGEEFTIFIPSIHKILVKHHLRYRKWDEIENRLLRREPLITEILSVQKYTQCPPDVISDPLDDFDGEAADETQRQPRSHQVNDVRLRSAGEASQRSTREDWAEWMRHFSIALLKESPSPALRTCARLAQLQPSVARELFAAGFASCWVQMSESSQEQLVRSLKTAFSSQNIPPEILATLLNLAEFMEHDEKPLPIDTRLLGALAEKCRAFAKALHYKEMEFEAVCTKKMGANPVTVVESLIHINNQLHQHEAAIGILTYSQQHLEVQLKESWYEKLHRWDEALRAYTIKSSQASVPLQNLDASLGRMRCLAALARWEDLSALCREQWTGAEPSARLEMAPMAANAAWHMGEWDHMAEYVSRLDDGDENKLRMLGNTTASGDGSSNGAFFRAVLSVRCKKYDEARIYVERARRCLATELAALVLESYERAYNNMVRVQQLSELEEVIDYCTLPVESPIAAGRRELIRNMWNERIKGTKRNVEVWQALLAVRELVLPPNEDRDTWIKFAKLCWKNGRISQARSTLVKLLQFDPESSPEWTLYHAHPQVVLAYLKYQYAVGDELKRREAFSRLQDLSVQLATTMNSFSGTSANHGTMSNAGVPLIARVYLTLGSWKRALSPGLDDDSIQEILISYKNATLSANDWGKAWHIWALFNTEVMSRYTLRGRPDVAGKYVVAAVTGYFYSIACASTTKGVDDSLQDILRLLTLWFNYGATSEVQMALQEGFLLVKIEMWLVVLPQIIARIHSNNRVVRELIQSLLVRIGKGHPQALMYPLLVACKSISILRQRAAQEVVDKIRQHSGGLVDQAQLVSKELIRVAILWHEMWHEALEEASRMYFGEHNIEGMLAVLEPLHAMLEMGAVTIKENAFIQAYGHELLEAHECCLKYRATGEDAELTKAWDLYYHVFRRIDKQLPSLTTLDLHSVSPELLKCRKLELAVPGTYTADSPLVTIEYFVPQLIVITSKQRPRKLTIHGSDGNDYAFLLKGHEDLRQDERVMQLFGLVNTLLENSRKTSEKDLSIQRYAVIPLSPNSGLIGWVPNCDTLHALIREYRDARKIFLNQEHRLMLAFAPDYDHLPLIAKVEVFQHALQNTEGNDLAKVLWLKSRTSEVWLERRTNYTRSLAVMSMVGYLLGLGDRHPSNLMLDRHSGKILHIDFGDCFEASMNREKFPEKVPFRLTRMLVKAMEVSGIEGSFRTTCENVMQVLRTNRDSVMAMMEAFVHDPLINWRLFNFNEVPQVSNYGNANAHTVVSSEEAATNRELMQPHRGVREKELLQAVNQLGDANEVLNERAVAVMARMSHKLTGRDFSSGSALSGAGSSIQHGSEHLASGDTRDVEPGLSVKVQVQKLILQASSHEHLCQNYVGWCPFW from the exons GTATTATCGTATGTGTGAAGCAGCACAAGTTGGACTTAGCAGAAATGCTTCTGTTCATAGCATTCATGGCTCATTATTGGCTGTTGGAGAATTGCTGAG GAATACAGGTGAGTTTATGATGTCTAGGTATAGAGAAGTGGCTGATATAGTCCTCAACTATTTACGGCACCGAGATCCGCTTGTTAGCCGTAGTATAACATCACTTCTTCCTCGGATCGCCCACTTCCTGCGTGACAGATTCGTGACCAACTATCTAAAG ATTTGCATGGATCATATCCTGTTTGTTCTACGTACACCGGATGAGCGTTCTAGTGGGTTTGTTGCACTTGGAGAGATGGTCGGTGCTTTGGGTGTGGAACTTGTGCCCTATTTACCAGCAATTACCTCACATTTGCACGATGCA ATCGCTCCACGCAGAGGAAGGCCATCTCTTGAGGCAATTTCTTGTGTAGGAAGCTTTGCAAAAGCTATGGGTCTTGCGATGGAACCTCATATTCGTAGTGGGCTACTAAATGCCATGTTTTCTGCTGGTCTTTCTGATAAACTTGTAGAAGCACTTGAGTCTATAAGTACAAG CATCCCATCTTTGCTGCCTACAATACAGGAGCGTTTGTTGGATTGCATATCACAAGCACTTCCAAAGTCATCTATGAGATCTGGTGCTACTGTTGGTCGAGCAAGCAGGTCAAATAGTTTGCAGCAGTTTGTGGATTCTAGTAGTCCTGTTCTGGTGCAACTTGCACTGCGGACTCTAGCAAACTTCAACTTTAAG GGTCATGAGCTCCTGGAATTTGCAAGAGAGAGTGTAATCCTTTATCTGGAAGATGAAGATAGCAGTACCAGAAAAGCTGCTTCAGTTTGCTGTTGCAGATTAGTTGTGCATTCCCTTTCTGCTTCCTCTAGTTCACAGTTCAGTTCAAATAGGTCAAATCGTATGGGAGGAGCTAAACGCCGCCGTCTTGTAGAGGAG ATAGTGGAAAAACTTCTTAATGCTGCAGTTGCTGATGCTGATGTTGGTGTTAGAAGTTCGGTTTTCAAGGCTCTGTACTGGAACCCgacttttgatgattttttggcCCAAGCTGACATCTTGACTTCAATTTTTGTTGCTTTGAATGATGAG GAGTATGATGTCAGAGAACTGGCAATTTCGGTTGCTGGCAGATTGTCTGAAAAAAATCCAGCATATGTGCTGCCGGCCCTTCGTCGCTATCTTATACAGCTGCTCACTTATCTTGATCAGAG TATGGATAGCAAGTGTAAAGAGGACAGTGCTCGGTTGTTGGGTTGCCTAATTAGGAGTTGTGCGCGGCTAATACTTCCTTACATTGCTCCAATTCACAAG GCGCTAGTGACTAGATTATGTGAAGGAACAGGACCAATTGCTAATAATGTGCTTGCTGCGGGAGTGCTTGCCACTGTTGGAGAACTGGCCAAAGTG GGCGGTTTTGCAATGAGGCAATATCTTCCTGAGCTAATGCCTGTAGTTGTGGATGCTCTTTTGGACGGGGGTGCTGTTAGTAAAAGGGAAGTGGCAGTAGCAACCCTTGGTCAAATTATCCAAAGCACAGG ATATGTTATCTCTCCCTATAATGAGTATCCACCATTGCTTGGCTTACTCTTGAAGTTGCTGAATGGTGAATTGGAATGGTCGACTAGACTAGAAGTGCTGAAG GTTTTAGGGATTATGGGTGCACTGGACCCTCATGCACATAAGCGTAATCAACATAATCTACCTGGTCAACATAGAGAGGTCCTACGGCCAACAATTGAGACCGCTCAACATATTGTTTCCATGGAAGAGTTACCAACTGACTTCTGGCCATCTTTTTCAGCATCTGAGGACTACTATTCAACA GTTGCAATTAGTTCGCTCATGCGAATTCTTCAAGATCCTTCCCTTTCAAGTTATCATCAAATGGTGGTTGGCTCACTTATCTTTATTTTTAAG TCAATGGGCCTTGGCTGCGTTCCATATTTACCAAAG GTTCTTCCTGAGCTATTCCGTGCTGTTCGCATGTGTGAGGATGGTGGTTTGAAAGAGTTCATAACCTGGAAGCTTGGGACATTGATATCTATTGTTCGGCAG CACATTAGAAAATATTTACAAGACATactctctctcatctctgaATTATGGACTTCCTCATTCAGCTTGCCTGCACCAAACCGGACCATACAGAATCCACAGGGTTCACCG GTTCTTCACCTTATTGGGCAACTATGCTTAGCATTAAATGATGAGTTCAGAATGTATTTACTTCACATTCTACCAAATTGTATTCAAGTCTTGGGTGATGCTGAACGATGCAATGATTATTACTATGTTCCTGACATATTACACACACTTGAAGTTTTCGGCG GAAATTTGGATGAGCACATGCACTTGGTTGCTCCAGTGCTTGTTCGTTTATTTAAAGTTGAGCTAGTTGATATCAGGCGGTGTGCCATTGTCACTTTGACTAAGCTTATACCTAAG GTTGGTACTCATGTTTCAGCTTTGGTGCATCATCTGAAGCCTGTCTTGGATGG CAACAATGATGATCTCCGGAAAGATGCTACGGAGGCTCTTTGCTGTCTCGCACACGCTCTTGGAGAAGAATTTACAATATTCATACCATCAATACACAAAATTCTTGTGAAGCATCATTTGCGG TATAGAAAGTGGGATGAGATCGAAAATCGATTACTAAGGCGAGAGCCACTCATCACTGAAATTTTGTCTGTACAAAAGTACACACAGTGTCCTCCTGATGTCATTAGTGACCCCCTTGATGATTTTGATGGTGAGGCAGCTGATGAAACACAGCGACAACCAAGAAGTCATCAA GTCAACGATGTTCGATTGAGAAGTGCCGGCGAGGCTTCGCAGAGGAGTACTAGGGAAGACTGGGCTGAATGGATGAGGCATTTTAGTATTGCACTCCTCAAAGAGTCGCCATCTCCAGCTTTACGCACCTGTGCAAGGCTAGCTCAGCTTCAG CCTTCTGTTGCCCGCGAGTTGTTTGCTGCGGGTTTTGCAAGTTGCTGGGTCCAAATGAGTGAATCATCTCAGGAACAACTTGTGAGAAGTCTCAAAACAGCCTTCTCATCTCAAAACATTCCTCCCGAAATCCTTGCCACGCTTCTGAACTTG GCTGAGTTTATGGAACATGATGAGAAGCCTCTTCCAATTGATACCAGGCTGCTTGGTGCACTTGCTGAGAAG TGCCGAGCATTTGCGAAAGCTCTCCATTATAAAGAAATGGAGTTTGAAGCTGTATGCACCAAGAAGATGGGTGCAAATCCTGTTACTGTGGTTGAATCCCTTATTCATATTAACAATCAACTGCACCAGCATGAG GCAGCTATTGGGATATTGACTTACTCACAACAGCATCTAGAAGTTCAATTGAAAGAGTCATG GTATGAAAAATTGCACCGTTGGGATGAGGCCCTCAGAGCGTACACCATTAAGTCATCCCAGGCATCTGTTCCATTACAAAACTTGGACGCTTCATTGG GTCGAATGAGGTGTCTAGCAGCGTTGGCTCGTTGGGAAGATCTAAGTGCGTTGTGCAGAGAGCAGTGGACTGGTGCAGAACCATCTGCTCGACTTGAAATGGCTCCAATG GCTGCAAATGCTGCTTGGCATATGGGTGAGTGGGACCATATGGCAGAATATGTTTCTCGTCTAGATGATGGGGACGAGAACAAGCTCCGTATGTTGGGTAACACAACGGCTAGTGGTGATGGAAGCAGCAATGGCGCTTTCTTCCGAGCTGTTCTTTCAGTTCGTTGCAAGAAG TACGATGAAGCTCGGATATATGTTGAACGAGCtcggcggtgtttggctacagAACTTGCAGCACTG GTGCTTGAGAGTTACGAGCGTGCTTATAACAACATGGTGCGGGTCCAACAGCTTTCAGAACTGGAAGAG GTGATTGATTACTGCACCCTTCCGGTGGAAAGCCCAATTGCCGCCGGACGAAGGGAACTTATTCGCAATATGTGGAATGAGCGCATTAAAGGAACAAAGCGAAATGTTGAG GTGTGGCAAGCCCTACTTGCTGTCAGAGAGTTGGTTCTTCCTCCTAACGAAGACAGAGACACCTGGATAAAGTTTGCTAAACTTTGCTGGAAGAATGGTCGTATTAGTCAGGCTAGATCTACTTTAGTCAAACTTTTACAG TTTGATCCTGAATCTTCTCCTGAATGGACACTGTATCATGCACATCCACAAGTAGTCTTGGCTTATCTGAAGTACCAATATGCTGTTGGAGATGAGCTTAAAAGGAGGGAGGCATTTTCTAGGTTACAA GATTTGTCAGTGCAGCTTGCTACTACTATGAATAGTTTCTCTGGGACATCAGCAAACCATGGTACCATGTCAAATGCTGGAGTACCACTTATTGCTCGTGTTTATTTGACGCTTGGTAGCTGGAAGAGAGCACTATCACCTGGGTTAGATGATGATTCTATTCAAG AAATTTTGATTTCTTATAAAAATGCCACACTAAGTGCCAATGACTGGGGCAAGGCTTGGCACATATGGGCTTTGTTCAACACGGAAGTCATGTCACGCTATACTTTGCGAGGCAGACCAGATGTCGCAGGAAAATATGTTGTTGCAGCAGTAACCGGATATTTCTACTCTATTGCTTGTGCATCTACAACCAAAGGGGTTGATGATAGCTTACAG GATATCCTTCGGCTCTTAACTCTTTGGTTCAACTATGGGGCTACCTCAGAAGTTCAAATGGCGTTGCAGGAAGGCTTTTTGCTTGTCAAGATTGAAATGTGGTTGGTTGTGCTGCCCCAGATAATTGCAAGGATTCATTCAAACAATAGAGTAGTTAGAGAACTGATACAGTCATTGCTAGTTCGAATTGGAAAGGGACATCCACAG GCATTAATGTATCCCTTGTTGGTTGCCTGCAAATCAATAAGTATATTGAGACAACGTGCAGCACAGGAGGTCGTTGATAAGATCCGCCAGCATAGTGGAGGTCTTGTTGACCAG GCGCAGCTTGTTTCAAAGGAATTGATACGGGTAGCAATTTTGTGGCATGAGATGTGGCATGAAGCTCTCGAGGAAGCTAGCAGGATGTATTTTGGTGAACACAATATTGAGGGAATGCTTGCCGTACTTGAGCCATTGCATGCAATGCTTGAGATGGGAGCTGTGACAATTAAGGAGAATGCGTTCATTCAG GCTTATGGACATGAATTACTGGAAGCACATGAGTGCTGTTTAAAATATAGGGCTACGGGAGAGGATGCTGAGCTGACTAAG GCATGGGATTTGTATTACCATGTGTTTAGAAGAATCGACAAACAGCTTCCAAGTCTTACAACCCTCGATTTGCAC TCTGTTTCACCTGAGCTACTCAAATGTCGAAAGTTGGAGCTTGCTGTACCAGGAACTTATACCGCAG ATTCACCACTTGTGACAATTGAGTATTTTGTTCCCCAATTGATTGTGATAACATCGAAACAAAGACCAAGAAAACTGACAATTCATGGAAGCGATGGCAATGATTATGCATTCTTGCTTAAAGGCCATGAAGATTTGCGGCAAGATGAACGTGTAATGCAG CTTTTTGGTCTGGTGAATACTCTCCTTGAGAACTCTAGGAAAACATCAGAAAAAGATCTGTCAATCCAAAGATATGCCGTTATACCATTGTCACCTAACAGTGGTTTAATTGGATGGGTTCCCAACTGCGACACACTTCATGCTCTGATCCGTGAATACAGAGATGCCAGGAAG ATTTTCTTAAATCAGGAGCACAGACTTATGTTGGCTTTTGCACCCGATTATGATCACTTACCCCTCATTGCGAAGGTGGAAGTATTTCAGCATGCTTTGCAAAAtactgaagggaatgaccttgcAAAG GTTCTGTGGCTGAAAAGTCGAACTTCCGAAGTATGGCTTGAGCGCCGTACAAACTACACTAGAAGTCTTGCTGTTATGAGCATG GTTGGCTATTTGCTTGGTTTAGGGGATCGGCATCCAAGTAATCTCATGTTAGATCGCCATAG tggaaaaatattacatattgACTTTGGGGATTGCTTTGAGGCTTCAATGAATCGAGAGAAGTTCCCTGAAAAA GTACCATTCCGTTTGACTAGAATGCTTGTGAAAGCTATGGAAGTTAGTGGTATCGAGGGTAGTTTCAGAACAACTTGTGAAAATGTGATGCAAGTCCTTCGAACAAACAGAGACAGTGTCATGGCCATGATGGAG GCATTTGTACATGACCCCCTAATCAATTGGCGTTTGTTCAATTTCAATGAAGTTCCTCAAGTTTCAAACTATGGAAATGCTAATGCTCACACAGTTGTCAGTAGCGAAGAAGCTGCAACTAATCGAGAGCTCATGCAACCTCATCGGGGAGTCCGTGAGAAGGAGCTGCTACAG GCGGTCAATCAACTCGGTGATGCTAACGAGGTTTTGAACGAGCGTGCTGTAGCTGTAATGGCACGGATGAGTCACAAGCTAACAGGGCGTGACTTCTCTTCTGGGTCAGCGTTGTCAGGAGCAGGCAGCTCGATCCAACATGGCAGCGAACACTTGGCTTCAGGAGATACCCGGGATGTGGAACCTGGTTTATCCGTGAAGGTTCAGGTTCAGAAGCTTATACTCCAAGCGAGTTCACACGAACACTTGTGCCAAAATTACGTCGG GTGGTGCCCGTTTTGGTGA